Proteins encoded in a region of the Halorhabdus tiamatea SARL4B genome:
- a CDS encoding restriction endonuclease — protein MAYLNAHDFARILGATLSRYEGSFQTPEAVDDADVDLFWNRQHTTVAIKTAPTDSGTTRGSDIVHTVAEGNTTPATGRGASSTVIVSNSSFTDDAHEVAETKEITLIEQPTLDQWFTDVQLSHDVLGTIVEQHDLTQEEYDDILNDLPPLPSTLQEIDPLDRQPPTIEPAVSTRNREFTHETSAEPTGSNTSQNNQSSESDSTTEDSTESALDTAPEEHGEHGVLYADPDEDGDVDAFDRFAANLTEDSE, from the coding sequence ATGGCATATCTGAACGCTCATGATTTCGCCCGGATCCTTGGAGCCACTCTCTCCCGCTATGAGGGAAGCTTCCAGACACCAGAAGCCGTTGACGACGCCGACGTGGATCTCTTTTGGAACCGCCAGCACACGACCGTCGCTATCAAAACTGCGCCCACCGACTCGGGGACCACCCGCGGCAGTGACATCGTGCACACCGTCGCTGAGGGGAACACCACTCCGGCGACGGGTCGCGGTGCCTCATCGACTGTGATCGTTTCCAACTCATCGTTCACCGATGACGCTCACGAAGTAGCAGAGACCAAAGAGATCACACTTATCGAGCAACCGACACTCGACCAGTGGTTTACTGACGTTCAACTCTCCCACGATGTTCTCGGCACAATCGTTGAACAACATGACCTAACCCAGGAGGAATACGACGACATCCTCAACGACCTTCCACCACTCCCGTCTACCCTTCAGGAGATCGACCCACTGGATCGGCAGCCACCGACTATCGAACCAGCAGTGAGTACACGGAACCGAGAATTCACCCACGAAACTTCCGCCGAGCCGACCGGGTCAAATACGTCCCAAAACAACCAATCGTCGGAGTCTGACTCGACGACCGAAGACAGTACTGAATCAGCACTAGATACTGCCCCAGAAGAACACGGCGAGCATGGCGTTTTGTACGCGGATCCAGATGAAGACGGTGATGTCGACGCATTCGATCGCTTTGCAGCTAATCTCACGGAGGACTCAGAATGA